CATGCCTGGGGCGACATCGACTCCAACCGGTTCGGAACCGATGAATTTCTCCAATACTGCGAGAGGATCGGCGCCGAGCCGTACATCTGCATCAACGCCGGCCTTGGCACGATCAACGAAGCCCGCGAGTGGGTCGAGTACACCAACGAGTCGCGCAACACCTACTGGGCCGATCTGCGCCGCAAGAACGGCCGCGACAAGCCGTACAACGTCAAATACTGGAGCCTCGGCAACGAAATCGACGGCCCCTGGCAGCTGGGCCACAAGAACGCCGAGGATTACGCCAAGTTCGCCCTGGAGGCTGCCAAGGCCATGCGGCGCGCCGACGAGTCGATCAAGCTGATCGCCGCCGGCTCGTCCAATTTCGGCCCTGGAGCGGACTGGATCGCCTGGAACCGCGTCGTGCTCGAGCGTCTCCGCGGCGAGATCGACTACATCAGCCTGCACACCTACATCGGCAACCGCGAAAACAACCTGGAAAGCTTTCTGGCCGCCTCGGCCGATATCGATCAGCGCATTGAGATCACCGAGGGTCTGATCCGCGCCGCGCTCGCCGGCCGCCGCATCCGCCGCCCCATCTACATCGCATTCGACGAGTGGAATGTCTGGTACCGCACCATGGGCCAGTCCGAGTTCGAGACCGGATCGACGCGGCTCGAGGAGAAATACAACTTCGAGGACGCGCTTGCGATGGGCGTGTTCTTCAATTCCTTTTTCCGCCACGCGCACATCGTGAAAATGGCCAACCTGGCGCAGCTGGTCAACGTCATTGCGCCGATCTTCACCAACAGGGAGGGGCTCTTCCTGCAGCCCATCTACTTCCCCATCGCCGAATATGCGAAGCAGAAGGGCAACATCGCGCTGGACGCGCTGGTCGAATCGCCGAAGTACAAGGCCGGCAACCGCGGCGAACTGGGTTATCTGGATGCCAGCGTCACCTGGAACCAGAAGGAGCGCGCGCTGTACGTGAACGTGCTCAACCGCAGCGCCTCGCAGGACATCTCGGCGCGCATCGAGAACGTCGAAGGGCGGCTGGCGCCTGCGGCCGAGTTCTGGCAGATGTATCACGAAGACCTGAAGGCCACGCACACCTTCGGGGACGACAGGCGCGTGCGTCCCCGCACGTGGCGCGAAACCCTGAAGCTCGAGCGCAACGGCTTCGCTTACCGCTTCCCGAAGCACTCGCTGACGATCATCCGGCTTTCTCTCGAGCCCTGAGCCTCCCCGCTATGCTGGGCTCATGGGTTCCCTGAACGGAAAGACGGCCATTGTGACGGGCGCCTCCCGCGGCATCGGCCGCGCCATCGCGGAGCGGCTGGCCGCGGAGGGCGCGCGCGTTGTGGTGAATTACGCAGGCTCCGCGGCCGCGGCGGAAGAGCTGGCCGCGCGCATCGGCGGGCTGGCCGTCCGCGCGGACGTCTCGCAAAAACAGGAAGTCCTGGAAATGTTCGACCGAGCCGAGGCGGCGTCCGGGGGCCTGGACATCGTGGTGAACAACGCCGCCGTGGCCGTCATGAAGCCCCTGGCGGAATTCTCCGATGAAGAATTCGAGCGCGTCTTCGCCGTGAACACGCGCGGCGCTTTTTACTGCTGCCGAGAGGCGGCGCGGCGGCTGCGCGACGGCGGCCGGATCGTGAACATTTCGACAGGCGCCACCGTGGGCGGAACGGCGGGCGGCTCCGTGTACTGCGCGAGCAAGGCGGCCGTCGAGCAGTTCACCCGAGCCCTGGCCCGCGAGCTGGCGCCGCGCCGCATCACCGTGAACACCGTCTCGCCGGGGTTCACGGAGACGGACATGTTCGCCTCGCTCCCGCATCTGGCCGAACTTGCGCCGAAGCTCACGCCGCTCGGCCGGGCCGGCAGGCCGGAAGAGATCGCCGCCGTCGTGGCCTGGCTGTGCTCGGAGGACGCGGGCTGGATCACGGGCCAGAACATCCAGGCCGGCGGCGGGCTCACGATGGTTTGAGCCTGTGCGCCGTCTCAGCTCCTGGCCGCGGCGGCGAGCAGGAAGCCGTCCGTGATGAGCGCAGCCGGACGCAGTCCCGCGGGATCCGCCGTGCGGAGAATGTGCGCCCCGCGCGCCAGGCAGAGGGCGGCCACGGCGGAGGCGGTCATGGCGGATGGCTCCACTCGCGTGTCCGCGTCGAACGGCTGCCCGTCGGGACTGACCACGACGGGGATGCGCAGCCGCTGGAACTCTTCCAGCGCGGCCAGCAGCTCCGTGTTGGTTTCTTTGCGCTTGCCCATCCCGAAGCCCGGGTCGGCGGCCAGGCGCGCGCGCTCGACGCCCAGCCGGTTGGCGCGGTTGAGGGCGGCCGTCAGTTCCGCCAGCACGAGCGTCACGGGGTTTTTCCACGCGCCAAGCTTCGTCCACTTGTCGGGAGTCTCGCGCATATGCTGCAACACGAACGCTGCGTCGTGTTTCAACACGACGCGGCCGAGGTCCTGATCCAGCGTGAGCCCCGACGGGTCGCGGATGATCAGGGCTCCGTACTCGATGGCCTTTTCGGCGACGGCGGGCTTCCACGTCTGCACGGCCAGCGGCACGGGCAGCTTGCCGCGGAGCCTTTTGAGGATCGGCACGAGCCGGCGGATCTCGTCGGCTTCGCTGAGCAGCGGCACGCCGGCGGCGTAGCGCTCCACGGCGATCTCGATGAAGTCCGCGCCCGCATCGACGAGCTCATTGGCGCGCACGAACGCGCGGTCCGGCTCTTCGTATGTGCGCACGCCGCGCTCGGGCGGGGCCCAGGCTTCCACCACGCCGCAAATGAGCGTTCTGTCCCCGAGCCGCCAGACTTCGCTGCCGACCTTCCATTCCACACGGTTCCGAGGCATCTACTTCCATCCTACGCAGCCTGCCGCCGGAACTTTCGAATCGCATCGATGACGGGCTCAGCCGCTTCCTCAACCCGCGCCTCCATCGGAATTGAACACAGCCATAACTGAGAGGCTGCCCCAGCCGAAGCAACGTCCGCCCGCAGGATCGCCAGATTTCGCCTTTTGAGGGAATCCCAAGTCTCCTTCCTGCAGGGGTACACAAGCAACGCCAGCCGGCTCCTACCACCATAAAGCGACGAGTAGGCCAGAACCTGAAGAATATCTTCGCGATGCGTCTCGCGAATTTCGTCCGCGACATCACGATATGTGTGAGATGAGATTTCTTCGAAGTGCCGCTTGTATTTGGCGTCCGCAATCAGCGTGACATCGTGGGCTTCGAGGACAAAATCCGGGATCAGGCTCAATTGCGTACCCACACGCGGGTACTCCCAACGGAGAGGCACCTGTGTCTGGCGAAGCCGGCCGCGCTGGAGGGCACCGCCAACGTTTCGGCTGACCTTCTCCAGCACACACTCGACCCAGGCTTCAAAGAATTGATCCATATCCATCACCCACGGAATCCCCTCCAGATCACACACCCCTGCCAGTCCGCGCTCTTCGGCTGTCCACTCGATCGCTTCAAGCCCTTCCATGAGAATCTCGCTTCGAAGAGGGAGCCGCGCGAACCTCTCGGTCAATGTGGGCGCTGGGCGAACAGGGGCCACATCCCTGACTTTCTCGATTAATCCCTGTGCCCGCTCGAGCAACTGATGCACAAATCCACCGTGTTCGACCTGGGTAGACAGACTTCGAGCCTGAATTTCTGCTGTCCAGCGAATCATGCCTTTCAGGTGGCTGTCGTCTCTCAGGTCTGGATAGCGGCAGGGAACCCGATCTGCTCTCCCTGCGGCAAGGTGGCGGTTCACGTAGTCGTTCCAACGGATGGTGCCTTTGGGGGCAGGCAGCACATCTTCTTTGAAATCAAATCGCCGCTGCAATTGCCTGAGGAGTGTTTCCAACCGCTCCAACACCATCAGAGAGATCACCCACGGTGGGACACGGCGCTCCGACCTTCGAAGCAACGGCAGGCGCAGTGGCCTTGGAACGACTCTCCAGCCCATTTGGCCAAGCATGGGACCCAGGCCTTTCCAGGGGAAACGGGGCTGGACGACAACCCCGAAGTCGGGTTTCCCAGTGAGAGGAGAGACAAGCGGGACAGCACCGATCGTCGAGGCAGACTGAATCTGAAGAGCCACCTGTGATCCGTCGTAGATTGAAGCGACCTCCAGATTCAGCTGGTCAAACAACTGCCGGTTCTGTACGAGGAGTTGCTCGGCCAGCCTCGCGTGAGTCGCTCCCGCCATCCTGCGGTCTTTCACGGGAAACAGTCTGTCGGCAATGATCCGCTGTCGCGAATGATCTTCCAGTTCCAGACAGCAGTTCTGA
This DNA window, taken from Bryobacteraceae bacterium, encodes the following:
- the abfA gene encoding intracellular exo-alpha-(1->5)-L-arabinofuranosidase 1, translated to MKSLTILVLAASGLLAQTPQARIKIDTDRRIGEIHPHIFGNFAEHLGRCIYGGIYDEGSPLADDKGYRKDVMEATRNLGVTILRWPGGNFASGYNWKDGIGPKDQRPARPDHAWGDIDSNRFGTDEFLQYCERIGAEPYICINAGLGTINEAREWVEYTNESRNTYWADLRRKNGRDKPYNVKYWSLGNEIDGPWQLGHKNAEDYAKFALEAAKAMRRADESIKLIAAGSSNFGPGADWIAWNRVVLERLRGEIDYISLHTYIGNRENNLESFLAASADIDQRIEITEGLIRAALAGRRIRRPIYIAFDEWNVWYRTMGQSEFETGSTRLEEKYNFEDALAMGVFFNSFFRHAHIVKMANLAQLVNVIAPIFTNREGLFLQPIYFPIAEYAKQKGNIALDALVESPKYKAGNRGELGYLDASVTWNQKERALYVNVLNRSASQDISARIENVEGRLAPAAEFWQMYHEDLKATHTFGDDRRVRPRTWRETLKLERNGFAYRFPKHSLTIIRLSLEP
- a CDS encoding 3-ketoacyl-ACP reductase, which encodes MGSLNGKTAIVTGASRGIGRAIAERLAAEGARVVVNYAGSAAAAEELAARIGGLAVRADVSQKQEVLEMFDRAEAASGGLDIVVNNAAVAVMKPLAEFSDEEFERVFAVNTRGAFYCCREAARRLRDGGRIVNISTGATVGGTAGGSVYCASKAAVEQFTRALARELAPRRITVNTVSPGFTETDMFASLPHLAELAPKLTPLGRAGRPEEIAAVVAWLCSEDAGWITGQNIQAGGGLTMV
- the folP gene encoding dihydropteroate synthase is translated as MPRNRVEWKVGSEVWRLGDRTLICGVVEAWAPPERGVRTYEEPDRAFVRANELVDAGADFIEIAVERYAAGVPLLSEADEIRRLVPILKRLRGKLPVPLAVQTWKPAVAEKAIEYGALIIRDPSGLTLDQDLGRVVLKHDAAFVLQHMRETPDKWTKLGAWKNPVTLVLAELTAALNRANRLGVERARLAADPGFGMGKRKETNTELLAALEEFQRLRIPVVVSPDGQPFDADTRVEPSAMTASAVAALCLARGAHILRTADPAGLRPAALITDGFLLAAAARS